The Patescibacteria group bacterium genome window below encodes:
- a CDS encoding DUF5667 domain-containing protein, which translates to MSTDLIKKLKGLKRIEARTEWKKSNREFLMSQIENNLSENSINEGWALELSKIVFPWKVMKLVARPAMALVTVAALVLGSGLSVSASQLALPGDALYGLKIASEKVQVALTFDKKESAKMHVELAGKRINEIKKIKENTDSVEKKTKKINVAMDKFKEEISTVQNKLDNLNKESSPEATVEVAKIIDNKTAEYQKDLVTATNELPTLNGAAKNINQSLDLADKTSDAALALVVEKHVQGVVILTGESEGDVLKRVGEKIEIIEEKVEAVSGQASGLTLPVDPAATLVAQQTVGQAKVVLGEAREALNKKDLSIALTKAIESKELARQAEQIATEAVAAVPALTEVADCGEACGENVTEQNPDLTDTAENVTNTKTEVNTNTNTVKTYIPVKVVTPPPPAEPVIDESTLKVGIDIVQEPTATE; encoded by the coding sequence ATGTCCACTGATTTGATAAAAAAACTCAAAGGGCTAAAGAGAATTGAAGCAAGGACCGAATGGAAAAAATCCAATCGGGAATTTTTGATGTCGCAGATTGAGAATAATTTAAGTGAGAATTCTATAAATGAAGGTTGGGCGTTGGAGTTATCAAAAATCGTTTTTCCTTGGAAAGTAATGAAATTAGTAGCCCGTCCGGCCATGGCTCTTGTAACAGTTGCCGCACTTGTTTTGGGTAGCGGTCTGTCTGTTTCCGCTTCGCAATTGGCGTTGCCTGGCGACGCGCTTTATGGTTTGAAGATTGCTTCCGAAAAAGTGCAGGTGGCTCTGACTTTTGATAAAAAAGAATCGGCAAAAATGCACGTTGAGCTGGCTGGAAAAAGAATAAATGAAATAAAGAAAATAAAAGAAAATACTGATTCGGTTGAGAAAAAAACTAAGAAAATTAATGTTGCCATGGATAAATTTAAAGAAGAAATTTCTACAGTGCAAAATAAATTAGATAATCTAAACAAAGAATCGTCTCCTGAGGCTACGGTTGAGGTGGCTAAAATTATTGACAACAAAACAGCTGAGTATCAGAAAGATTTGGTTACGGCTACGAATGAATTACCCACGTTGAATGGAGCGGCGAAAAACATAAATCAGAGTTTGGACTTAGCGGATAAAACAAGCGATGCAGCCTTGGCTTTAGTTGTGGAAAAACATGTTCAAGGAGTTGTGATTTTGACAGGAGAATCCGAGGGAGATGTTTTAAAAAGAGTCGGTGAAAAAATTGAAATCATAGAAGAAAAAGTAGAGGCAGTTTCGGGACAAGCAAGCGGCTTGACCTTACCAGTTGATCCGGCCGCGACCCTTGTGGCTCAACAGACGGTCGGCCAGGCAAAAGTTGTTTTAGGGGAAGCTCGCGAAGCTTTAAATAAAAAAGATTTGAGCATTGCCTTAACTAAAGCTATTGAAAGTAAAGAGTTGGCCAGGCAAGCGGAGCAGATAGCCACCGAAGCAGTTGCCGCTGTTCCCGCCCTGACAGAAGTTGCGGATTGTGGCGAAGCTTGTGGCGAGAATGTCACAGAACAAAATCCTGATTTGACGGATACCGCAGAGAATGTTACAAACACTAAAACCGAAGTGAATACAAATACCAACACAGTAAAAACATACATCCCGGTCAAAGTTGTCACGCCGCCTCCGCCGGCCGAGCCAGTTATTGATGAAAGCACTTTAAAAGTAGGGATTGACATAGTGCAGGAGCCGACAGCCACAGAGTAA